A portion of the Sulfuricurvum kujiense DSM 16994 genome contains these proteins:
- a CDS encoding DUF4492 domain-containing protein, protein MLRRIAELYIDGFKNMRVGRELWLLIGFKLLILFGVMKLFFFPDVLKTKFCTDDQRSAYVLKHLTKE, encoded by the coding sequence ATGCTGCGTCGCATCGCTGAATTGTATATCGACGGTTTCAAGAATATGAGAGTGGGTCGGGAGCTGTGGCTCCTGATCGGATTCAAACTGTTGATTTTATTCGGCGTTATGAAACTCTTTTTTTTTCCCGACGTGCTGAAAACAAAGTTTTGTACCGATGATCAGCGCAGCGCCTATGTGCTAAAACACTTAACCAAGGAGTAA
- a CDS encoding DUF6858 family protein, with protein MKQTVLMEKYPIYTIQINKQESLYADVDQIIGYFKEKIEADPVAAYIGEFDHYGHTETLGGEINPDINAAKIVIFCFGQKLPNPQIMAARPRSIGVADMGGHFTVSFLEAPMEAINATLQSWVKGLIRH; from the coding sequence ATGAAACAAACCGTTTTGATGGAAAAATACCCGATCTATACGATCCAAATCAATAAACAAGAGTCACTCTACGCTGATGTAGATCAGATTATCGGATATTTTAAAGAGAAAATAGAGGCCGATCCTGTCGCAGCCTATATCGGCGAATTTGACCATTACGGCCATACCGAAACGCTCGGCGGTGAGATCAATCCCGATATCAACGCGGCAAAAATAGTCATTTTCTGTTTCGGGCAAAAACTACCCAACCCCCAAATCATGGCGGCACGCCCCCGCTCTATCGGTGTCGCCGATATGGGTGGACATTTTACGGTGAGTTTTTTGGAAGCACCGATGGAAGCGATCAACGCAACCCTCCAAAGCTGGGTCAAAGGGCTCATTCGGCACTAG
- a CDS encoding DUF134 domain-containing protein — MSKKRNYSIRPTCFSFGPLSQKPKEMLPLSADELEAMVLADFKGLYQEECAAQLGVSRPTFAKLIKQARKKMAEMVMYGKGILLIDEKQSFTIVFPTNNRSEIHPYFLTAKYYAFAKIENGSIVSIAYKENPIYLQLQIKGVEIVDDSSAAGLAAGRIIPPLLKGGDILVVREIGEGIRRNIEGSGINIEISDTGDIDTLLEQLL, encoded by the coding sequence ATGAGCAAGAAACGTAACTATTCGATCCGTCCTACCTGTTTTTCGTTCGGTCCGTTGAGCCAAAAACCCAAAGAGATGCTGCCGCTGAGCGCGGATGAGCTTGAAGCGATGGTACTGGCCGATTTCAAGGGGCTCTATCAGGAGGAGTGTGCCGCGCAGCTGGGGGTATCGCGCCCGACGTTTGCCAAGCTGATCAAACAGGCACGGAAAAAAATGGCGGAGATGGTGATGTACGGCAAAGGGATTTTGCTGATCGATGAAAAGCAGAGTTTTACGATCGTCTTCCCTACGAACAACCGTTCCGAGATCCACCCCTATTTTCTAACGGCGAAATACTACGCGTTTGCCAAGATAGAAAACGGCTCGATCGTCTCTATCGCCTACAAGGAGAATCCGATTTATCTGCAGCTGCAGATAAAAGGGGTTGAGATCGTGGATGATAGCAGTGCGGCGGGACTTGCGGCGGGGCGGATCATCCCGCCGCTGCTCAAAGGGGGCGATATCCTTGTCGTCAGAGAGATTGGCGAGGGGATACGCCGCAACATCGAGGGGAGCGGCATCAACATCGAAATCAGCGATACGGGCGATATCGATACCCTGCTCGAACAATTGCTCTAA
- a CDS encoding NifB/NifX family molybdenum-iron cluster-binding protein, translating into MHQRIVFPTNEHHGLLSKRDAHFGRANFYTVVKIGADGTIEDVAVVKNEGHKESGCGGAVENICALGADALIVSGIGGSPLKGFAQKGLSVYYDNTSFNVQQSLLAFLDKQLPKMQPEMSCSHH; encoded by the coding sequence ATGCATCAAAGAATCGTCTTTCCGACCAACGAACACCACGGCCTCCTCTCCAAACGGGATGCCCATTTCGGCCGGGCCAACTTTTACACCGTCGTCAAAATCGGCGCGGACGGAACCATCGAGGACGTCGCCGTCGTCAAAAACGAGGGGCATAAAGAGAGCGGCTGCGGCGGAGCGGTGGAGAACATCTGCGCGCTGGGCGCCGATGCCCTGATCGTTTCGGGAATAGGCGGTTCACCGCTTAAAGGTTTCGCCCAAAAGGGGCTGAGTGTCTATTACGATAACACGTCGTTCAATGTCCAGCAATCCCTCCTCGCTTTTCTCGACAAGCAGCTCCCGAAGATGCAGCCGGAGATGAGCTGTTCACACCACTAA
- a CDS encoding NifB/NifX family molybdenum-iron cluster-binding protein, translated as MIVALPLQTDRADSPLETLFEHAKHFALVNDEGSVTVETIEQHGGRDIARVLVARDVDTLIAFYVGLEAFIILKTYGINVYYGTHEITALNDALIALHENSLIEVTAENYKTIFTEEDTKSLSNFQTQPCSSRHAHG; from the coding sequence ATGATAGTTGCTCTCCCTTTGCAAACGGATCGTGCCGATTCCCCTCTTGAGACGTTGTTTGAACATGCCAAACACTTTGCCCTCGTCAATGATGAAGGTTCCGTCACGGTCGAAACGATCGAACAGCACGGAGGTCGGGATATCGCCCGTGTGCTGGTAGCCCGCGATGTCGATACCCTCATCGCCTTTTATGTAGGGCTAGAGGCCTTTATTATCCTCAAAACCTACGGAATCAACGTCTATTACGGAACCCATGAGATTACTGCCCTTAACGACGCCCTGATCGCTCTGCACGAAAACAGCCTCATCGAAGTGACCGCAGAGAATTATAAAACCATTTTTACGGAAGAGGATACAAAATCTCTTTCGAATTTTCAAACCCAACCATGCAGCAGCCGTCACGCACACGGATGA
- a CDS encoding DUF3817 domain-containing protein, which yields MENKIGTLRLVGNIEGWSYLALLFIAMPLKYFAGIPMAVKIVGMAHGLLFIGFVAALVDASLKHRWGRGFSVFGFVASLVPFGTFFLNKKLIRLEEKHCIGI from the coding sequence ATGGAGAATAAAATCGGTACATTGCGTCTTGTCGGAAATATCGAGGGGTGGTCGTATCTGGCCCTCCTTTTCATCGCGATGCCGCTGAAATATTTTGCCGGTATCCCTATGGCGGTCAAGATCGTCGGGATGGCGCACGGGCTGTTGTTTATCGGATTTGTCGCGGCGCTGGTCGACGCTTCGCTCAAGCACCGATGGGGGCGGGGTTTTTCTGTTTTCGGATTTGTGGCGTCGCTGGTTCCGTTCGGTACGTTTTTCCTGAACAAAAAACTGATCCGTCTGGAGGAAAAACACTGCATCGGCATCTGA
- a CDS encoding HAD family hydrolase — protein MIEVEISGMPKVSLKHLVLDYNGTIAVNGVLIEGVKERLEKLSVLLDVHVLTADTYGSVHEECKGIKVSVHVIGKEAQDREKLTFIESLKSEYCVAIGNGRNDALMLSSAVLGFAIVQEEGMSAKAFASCDILFTSINDALDALLNPNRLIATLRN, from the coding sequence ATGATAGAAGTGGAAATTTCGGGGATGCCCAAGGTGTCCCTCAAGCATTTGGTACTCGATTACAACGGGACGATCGCCGTGAACGGTGTATTGATCGAGGGGGTAAAAGAGCGGCTGGAGAAGCTTTCGGTTTTACTTGATGTCCATGTTTTGACCGCCGATACCTACGGTTCGGTTCACGAGGAGTGCAAAGGGATAAAGGTTTCCGTCCACGTCATCGGAAAGGAGGCGCAGGATCGTGAAAAACTCACCTTTATCGAATCGCTTAAGAGTGAATATTGCGTCGCCATAGGAAACGGCCGCAACGACGCCTTGATGCTCTCATCGGCTGTTTTGGGGTTCGCGATTGTGCAAGAAGAGGGGATGAGCGCAAAGGCATTCGCATCGTGCGATATCCTTTTTACCTCGATTAACGATGCGCTCGATGCGCTACTTAATCCCAATCGCCTCATAGCGACGCTAAGAAATTAA
- a CDS encoding DUF4282 domain-containing protein, whose translation MEFLSFETFVSVPLLIAVYYAGAFLVPVLLFFQRKKLFAYARIANEKLRFGRVKWVLLLTFAFVVFQIFWRMMFEMIIGYFQMRDYLQQLTG comes from the coding sequence GTGGAATTTCTGAGCTTTGAGACCTTTGTATCGGTTCCCCTCCTGATCGCCGTCTATTACGCGGGGGCGTTTCTCGTCCCCGTTCTCCTTTTTTTCCAGAGGAAGAAACTGTTTGCATACGCACGCATTGCGAACGAAAAACTGCGTTTTGGGAGGGTCAAATGGGTTTTGCTGCTGACTTTCGCGTTCGTCGTTTTTCAGATTTTTTGGAGAATGATGTTCGAGATGATCATCGGTTATTTCCAGATGCGTGATTATCTCCAACAGCTGACCGGCTGA
- a CDS encoding cytochrome ubiquinol oxidase subunit I, with the protein MMDSTLVDWSRAQFALTALYHFLFVPLTLGLSFIVAIMETIYVKTVDEKWKKITRFWMTLFAINFAIGVATGLIMEFEFGTNWSNYSWFVGDIFGAPLAIEGILAFFMESAFFAVMFFGWNKVSKNFHLLSTWLVAIGSNLSALWILIANGWMQYPIGMVFNPHTVRNEMSSFWDVALSPVAVAKFLHTIGSGYVIGALFVVGISAWFILKGRDVLEAKRSMVVGASFGLLVSLFLAASGDESAYQVAQHQPVKLAAMEGLYKGEERAGIVAFGILNPDKQIGDEKAEFLGNIEIPYALSFLGYHDVNAFVPGLDDLVYGNPAHNVESAASKIMKGRIALTALSEFKEAKKAGDEAAMKAANVMLQQYMPYFGYGYLQNLSDIVPPISLTFYSFHVMVGLGMWFIVLFLVVLYLLMANDITRFRKVLWISVLSIPLGWIAAEAGWIVAEVGRQPWAIQDLLPVGMAATQIDAGNVQLSFWLFAILFTGLLIAEIKIMVRQIALGIHGGH; encoded by the coding sequence ATGATGGATAGTACGCTGGTAGACTGGTCGCGCGCGCAATTCGCCCTCACCGCCCTCTACCACTTTTTATTTGTCCCCCTCACGCTGGGGCTCTCCTTTATCGTCGCCATCATGGAGACGATCTATGTCAAAACCGTCGATGAGAAGTGGAAAAAGATTACCCGTTTCTGGATGACCCTCTTTGCGATCAACTTTGCGATCGGAGTCGCCACGGGGCTCATCATGGAGTTCGAATTTGGAACAAACTGGTCGAACTACTCGTGGTTTGTCGGCGACATCTTCGGCGCTCCGCTGGCGATAGAGGGGATTTTGGCCTTCTTTATGGAGTCGGCTTTCTTTGCCGTCATGTTTTTCGGATGGAACAAAGTGTCGAAAAATTTCCACCTCCTCTCGACATGGCTCGTAGCGATCGGCTCGAACCTCTCGGCACTGTGGATCCTCATCGCCAACGGCTGGATGCAGTATCCGATCGGGATGGTTTTTAATCCCCATACGGTACGCAACGAGATGTCCTCATTCTGGGATGTCGCCCTCTCTCCCGTAGCGGTGGCGAAATTTCTCCACACGATCGGGAGCGGCTACGTCATCGGCGCCCTCTTCGTCGTCGGAATCTCGGCATGGTTCATCCTCAAAGGGCGCGACGTTCTCGAAGCGAAGCGCTCGATGGTGGTCGGGGCGAGTTTCGGTCTTCTGGTCTCGCTCTTCCTCGCTGCGAGCGGGGATGAATCGGCCTATCAGGTCGCTCAGCACCAGCCGGTCAAACTCGCCGCGATGGAGGGGCTTTACAAGGGCGAAGAGCGCGCCGGTATCGTCGCGTTCGGGATTTTGAATCCCGACAAACAGATCGGGGACGAGAAGGCGGAGTTTCTCGGAAACATCGAGATCCCCTATGCCCTCTCGTTTCTGGGGTATCACGACGTCAACGCGTTCGTACCGGGGCTGGATGACCTCGTCTACGGCAATCCGGCGCACAATGTCGAAAGCGCCGCTTCCAAAATCATGAAAGGGCGGATCGCGCTCACAGCGCTGAGCGAATTCAAAGAGGCCAAAAAAGCGGGGGACGAGGCAGCAATGAAAGCGGCAAACGTCATGCTGCAGCAATATATGCCCTATTTCGGATACGGATATCTCCAAAATCTGAGCGATATCGTCCCCCCGATCTCCCTCACCTTTTACAGTTTCCACGTGATGGTGGGGCTTGGGATGTGGTTCATCGTGCTGTTCCTCGTCGTCCTCTATCTGCTGATGGCGAACGACATCACCCGCTTTAGAAAAGTGTTGTGGATTTCGGTCCTCTCGATCCCTCTGGGATGGATCGCCGCAGAAGCGGGATGGATCGTCGCCGAAGTGGGACGCCAGCCCTGGGCGATTCAGGATCTCCTCCCCGTCGGTATGGCGGCGACGCAAATCGACGCTGGGAACGTCCAGCTCTCCTTTTGGCTCTTTGCCATCCTCTTTACGGGGCTGCTGATCGCTGAGATCAAAATCATGGTGCGCCAGATTGCTCTGGGCATCCACGGAGGTCACTGA
- a CDS encoding NAD(P)/FAD-dependent oxidoreductase, whose translation MKNILIIGGGIAGVEAAIYYRKEGFEVELISDREYLFIYPIAIWIPVSSTGFDNVAYPLEKIAKRHGFALTIDQVTSVNAAEKTVTLKNGGVRQVNRLVIAMGASKMKPEGIEHTLSICGAPEQSILLKEKIDALIQKGSGKIAFGFGGNPNDPSGVRGGPGFELFFNLHHQLKKLGIRDHYEMTFFAPMAEPGARMGKKALSLMEMMFKRNRFFSRYGKKIKRFEENRVVFEDDSTLESDLTMFIPAGDGLELIKASDLPLNNAGFIRINDYCEIPGVEGWYAIGDASALEGPDWKAKQGHIAEVMARNAAHNSAISFGLKSGEKKGYRDHLNILCVMDMGDGAGFVYRDDKKALLIPMPIIGHWMKMMWGWYYKMSKMGYIPRIPGM comes from the coding sequence ATGAAAAACATTCTCATCATCGGCGGCGGTATCGCCGGGGTCGAAGCGGCGATTTATTACCGAAAAGAGGGGTTTGAGGTGGAGCTTATCAGCGATAGGGAGTATCTCTTTATCTACCCCATTGCCATTTGGATCCCCGTCAGCAGCACCGGGTTCGATAATGTCGCCTATCCCCTCGAAAAAATCGCCAAACGCCACGGTTTTGCCTTGACCATCGATCAGGTGACGTCGGTAAACGCCGCCGAAAAAACCGTTACCCTGAAAAATGGGGGGGTACGCCAAGTAAACCGGCTCGTTATCGCGATGGGTGCGAGCAAGATGAAGCCCGAGGGGATCGAACATACCCTCTCCATCTGCGGGGCACCGGAGCAATCGATCCTCCTTAAAGAAAAAATCGATGCTTTGATCCAAAAAGGGTCGGGGAAAATCGCCTTCGGTTTCGGCGGCAACCCGAATGATCCCAGCGGTGTCCGAGGGGGACCGGGGTTTGAGCTCTTTTTCAATCTCCACCACCAACTCAAAAAGCTCGGCATTCGCGACCATTACGAAATGACGTTTTTTGCTCCGATGGCGGAGCCGGGGGCAAGAATGGGTAAAAAAGCCCTCTCGTTGATGGAAATGATGTTTAAACGGAACCGTTTTTTCTCCCGCTATGGGAAAAAAATAAAGCGATTCGAGGAGAATAGAGTCGTATTTGAAGACGACAGCACTCTGGAGAGCGATTTGACGATGTTTATCCCCGCCGGCGACGGTCTGGAGCTCATCAAAGCTTCCGACCTGCCCCTCAACAATGCCGGTTTTATTCGTATTAACGATTACTGCGAAATACCCGGCGTAGAGGGGTGGTACGCCATCGGTGACGCGAGCGCGCTCGAAGGTCCCGACTGGAAAGCCAAACAGGGGCATATCGCCGAAGTGATGGCGCGCAATGCTGCTCACAACAGCGCCATCTCGTTTGGACTCAAATCGGGGGAGAAAAAGGGGTACCGCGACCATCTGAACATTCTATGCGTAATGGATATGGGTGACGGCGCCGGATTTGTCTACCGCGACGACAAAAAAGCGCTCCTCATCCCGATGCCGATTATCGGACATTGGATGAAAATGATGTGGGGATGGTATTACAAAATGTCCAAAATGGGGTATATCCCCCGCATTCCCGGGATGTAA
- the cydB gene encoding cytochrome d ubiquinol oxidase subunit II gives MFENLSLHELQIYWWVIISLLGGLFVFIMFVQGGQTLLRELSENETEKTMLVNSLGRKWELGFTTLVLFGGALFAAFPLFYATSFGGAYWVWLAILFTFIVQAVSYEYRAKPSNIFGAKTYETFLAINGYLGTFLLGTAISTFFSGADFRLDEHNFVHWMNPTRGLEALLVWQNYLLPFAMIFLVRIIGGMYFLNNIDHEPIHAKTRAMIKRNIVYFLPFFLSFAGWVLFKEGYAYDPVTKAVFLVPMKHLMTFIELPWIGAMFLIGVVMVLIAVFNSVFRAKNCCIFTVGAGTVLAVMALLLNVGLNGTSYYPSVYDLQHSLTIENSSGSHYTLTAMSYASLMVPFVLAYIAYVWHLMDRVKITEEEITSSGEHHY, from the coding sequence ATGTTTGAAAATCTTTCGTTGCACGAACTGCAAATCTATTGGTGGGTTATCATCTCCCTGCTCGGGGGGCTGTTTGTCTTTATCATGTTTGTTCAGGGAGGGCAGACCCTCTTGCGCGAGCTTTCCGAAAACGAAACGGAAAAAACGATGCTCGTCAACTCGCTCGGGCGCAAATGGGAGCTTGGGTTCACGACTCTGGTTCTCTTCGGAGGGGCGCTGTTCGCCGCGTTCCCCCTCTTTTACGCGACCAGCTTCGGCGGGGCGTACTGGGTATGGCTTGCTATCCTTTTCACCTTCATCGTTCAGGCGGTCTCGTATGAATACCGCGCCAAACCCTCCAATATTTTCGGAGCCAAAACCTACGAAACGTTTTTGGCCATCAACGGCTATCTGGGGACGTTCTTGCTGGGGACTGCGATCAGCACCTTTTTCAGCGGTGCCGATTTCCGTCTCGATGAGCACAACTTCGTCCACTGGATGAATCCGACCCGCGGGCTCGAAGCGCTGCTGGTATGGCAGAACTATCTGCTCCCCTTTGCGATGATCTTCCTCGTACGGATCATCGGGGGGATGTATTTTCTTAACAACATCGACCATGAGCCGATCCATGCCAAAACCCGTGCGATGATCAAGCGGAACATCGTCTATTTCCTCCCTTTTTTCCTCTCATTCGCCGGGTGGGTACTGTTCAAGGAGGGATATGCGTATGATCCGGTGACCAAAGCAGTCTTCCTCGTCCCGATGAAACATCTGATGACATTCATCGAGCTGCCGTGGATCGGGGCGATGTTCCTGATTGGGGTCGTCATGGTTCTGATCGCCGTTTTCAACTCGGTCTTCAGAGCCAAAAACTGCTGTATCTTCACAGTCGGCGCCGGGACGGTTCTCGCCGTCATGGCGCTGCTGCTCAATGTCGGACTCAATGGCACGTCGTACTACCCCTCGGTCTACGATCTGCAGCACTCGCTTACGATTGAAAATTCATCGGGAAGTCACTATACTCTTACGGCGATGTCGTACGCATCGCTGATGGTCCCCTTCGTCCTCGCCTACATCGCCTACGTCTGGCATCTGATGGATCGGGTCAAAATTACCGAAGAAGAGATCACCTCTTCGGGCGAACACCACTATTAA
- a CDS encoding rhodanese-like domain-containing protein — protein sequence MITKKFFIFVGAAALSMTSASAYDTALAQKLDAFYEKMTFEPLSKSALLLKPEAFAEAVKKDPTIVLIDIRTPQEQAFVKSGYVNTMEMPLEELFEAKNLDRIPGDKRLVVLCHSGTRAIPAALNLKMLGFKNVQVLENGIVGLAQISSPKTCILK from the coding sequence ATGATTACGAAAAAATTCTTTATCTTTGTCGGTGCCGCTGCACTCTCCATGACATCGGCCAGCGCTTATGACACCGCTTTGGCACAAAAACTCGACGCATTTTACGAAAAAATGACGTTCGAACCCCTCTCCAAAAGTGCGCTGTTGCTCAAACCCGAAGCGTTCGCCGAAGCGGTGAAGAAAGATCCCACTATCGTCCTGATCGACATCCGGACCCCGCAGGAGCAGGCGTTCGTCAAATCGGGCTATGTCAACACGATGGAGATGCCGCTCGAGGAGCTGTTCGAAGCGAAAAATCTCGACCGCATCCCCGGTGACAAACGGCTCGTCGTCCTGTGCCATTCGGGAACGCGCGCGATCCCCGCGGCACTGAACCTCAAAATGCTCGGATTCAAAAACGTGCAGGTGCTCGAAAACGGGATCGTCGGGCTGGCACAGATCAGCTCACCCAAAACCTGCATCCTGAAATAA
- a CDS encoding NifB/NifX family molybdenum-iron cluster-binding protein → MIAIPLKTNTLESAIAPLFGKAKWFALIDNNRQVTFWHNELQSGREVVKYLKANNVERIVFQDIGGNPYLMLHNAGITCYHGGHGRILLKEALTFLEQNALIRVTPENMAEYVEKPHKHNKEEHKELHHCGHHHHEHSHGHRHAASHR, encoded by the coding sequence ATGATCGCTATACCCCTGAAAACCAACACTCTAGAGAGTGCTATCGCCCCTTTGTTCGGCAAAGCCAAATGGTTTGCCCTGATCGATAATAATCGTCAAGTCACTTTCTGGCACAACGAATTACAAAGCGGCCGCGAAGTCGTCAAATACTTGAAAGCAAACAATGTTGAGCGCATCGTATTTCAAGACATAGGGGGCAATCCCTACCTGATGCTCCACAATGCCGGAATCACGTGCTATCACGGCGGACACGGCCGGATCCTCCTCAAAGAGGCTCTCACGTTTTTAGAACAAAACGCGCTAATCCGCGTAACGCCGGAGAACATGGCCGAATACGTTGAAAAACCGCACAAACACAATAAAGAGGAGCATAAAGAGCTTCACCATTGCGGCCATCATCACCATGAACATTCTCATGGACACCGCCATGCTGCGTCGCATCGCTGA
- a CDS encoding NAD(P)/FAD-dependent oxidoreductase produces the protein MSKIEKNPLDVLQEGMSRRDALKFMGLSPIAASVIASSASGSATKANASDATGKIVIVGGGAGGIMAMARLRSALSNPDITIIAPNEVHIYQPGQVFVAAGEYAPEDIIGSNLDLIPDDVKWVKDEVATFDPDNNHVVTRGGEIIKYDFLVVATGLVYHYEKIEGLSADMIGKNGISSVYLNDAEKGTADGGPITWKWFNDVKEAAQKGKPRVICTQPATPIKCGGAPQKILYLADDYLKQAKLTADFTFAMNGDKLFGVPAVNETLTKVVQPRYGNITNKFGHNFVAIDAEKKIATFETKKLTQGAYDEDLEEYEMIEEVIRVPLEYDFIHIVPPMSAPDAVKNSPLGWQKGTAAGWLEVDQETLQHTRYPNVFGIGDVCGIPLGKTGGSARHHGPIMVKNLISQMEKKALTEKFDGYTVCPLKTQYGKIILAEFNYLGAAPSFPLAVGEERWIWWAFDLYMLKPMYWHLMMRGLM, from the coding sequence ATGTCTAAAATTGAAAAAAATCCACTGGATGTACTCCAAGAGGGGATGTCACGCCGTGACGCCCTCAAATTTATGGGGCTATCCCCGATCGCCGCGAGCGTTATCGCTTCATCTGCCAGCGGATCTGCTACGAAAGCAAATGCATCCGACGCTACAGGTAAAATCGTCATCGTCGGCGGAGGTGCCGGAGGGATTATGGCAATGGCCCGTTTACGCAGTGCCCTCTCTAATCCCGACATCACGATTATCGCCCCAAATGAAGTCCATATCTACCAACCGGGCCAAGTATTTGTCGCCGCAGGCGAATACGCACCTGAAGATATCATCGGGAGCAATCTAGACCTCATCCCTGATGATGTTAAATGGGTCAAAGATGAAGTAGCAACGTTCGATCCTGATAACAATCATGTCGTTACACGCGGCGGTGAAATTATCAAATACGATTTCCTCGTCGTTGCAACGGGACTCGTCTATCATTACGAAAAAATCGAAGGTCTTAGTGCTGATATGATCGGCAAAAACGGCATCTCTAGCGTCTATCTCAATGATGCTGAAAAAGGGACGGCAGATGGCGGACCGATCACATGGAAATGGTTTAATGATGTAAAAGAAGCGGCACAAAAAGGGAAACCTCGCGTTATTTGTACCCAACCTGCCACTCCGATCAAATGCGGAGGCGCACCTCAAAAAATCCTATACCTAGCGGATGACTATCTGAAACAAGCAAAACTAACTGCTGATTTTACTTTTGCTATGAACGGCGATAAACTCTTCGGTGTCCCTGCCGTCAATGAGACACTGACGAAAGTCGTTCAACCCCGCTATGGCAACATCACCAATAAGTTCGGACACAATTTCGTCGCCATCGATGCGGAGAAAAAAATTGCTACGTTCGAAACTAAAAAACTCACTCAAGGTGCGTATGATGAGGATCTTGAAGAGTATGAGATGATCGAAGAGGTTATTCGCGTCCCTCTCGAATACGATTTCATCCATATCGTCCCTCCGATGTCTGCCCCTGACGCGGTCAAAAACTCGCCTCTGGGATGGCAAAAAGGGACCGCTGCTGGATGGCTTGAAGTAGATCAAGAGACTCTCCAACATACTCGTTATCCAAACGTATTCGGTATCGGTGACGTATGCGGTATTCCACTGGGTAAAACAGGGGGAAGTGCACGTCATCACGGACCGATTATGGTTAAAAATCTTATTTCTCAGATGGAGAAAAAAGCATTGACTGAGAAGTTTGACGGATATACCGTTTGTCCTCTCAAAACTCAGTACGGTAAAATTATCCTCGCTGAGTTTAACTACCTCGGAGCAGCACCCTCATTTCCTCTCGCGGTAGGTGAAGAGCGCTGGATTTGGTGGGCATTTGACCTCTACATGCTCAAACCGATGTACTGGCATTTGATGATGCGCGGTTTGATGTAA